The following are encoded together in the Candidatus Dadabacteria bacterium genome:
- a CDS encoding exonuclease domain-containing protein, producing MKKAGNPKTPRGQNGKNYLPASKNLDFVAVDVETANSNVSSICQVGIAVVRSAEIKEVWTQLVDPHDFFDPYNIAIHGIDQKMVNGYPRFEELCDKIAQHLGEIVVSHTFFDRRAISKAFEECGKSLRYGTWIDSAQVARRAWPDKYALRGYNLENIARDLGIHFRHHDAGEDARVAAEIVLRAYADTTLGTSKQ from the coding sequence ATGAAAAAAGCCGGAAATCCGAAAACGCCCCGCGGGCAAAACGGAAAAAACTATCTCCCCGCGAGTAAAAATCTGGATTTTGTCGCCGTCGATGTCGAGACCGCGAATTCAAACGTTTCAAGCATCTGCCAAGTGGGAATCGCGGTGGTAAGATCAGCGGAGATCAAAGAGGTATGGACGCAGCTTGTTGATCCACATGACTTTTTTGATCCGTACAATATCGCCATACACGGCATAGACCAAAAGATGGTAAATGGCTACCCGCGGTTTGAAGAATTGTGCGACAAGATCGCGCAACACTTGGGAGAAATCGTTGTAAGCCATACATTCTTTGACCGCCGAGCAATCTCAAAAGCATTTGAAGAATGTGGAAAATCTCTTCGTTACGGAACCTGGATTGACAGTGCGCAGGTAGCGCGACGCGCCTGGCCGGATAAATACGCCCTTAGGGGTTACAATCTCGAGAATATTGCCCGGGACCTCGGGATTCATTTTCGCCACCACGACGCCGGAGAAGACGCAAGAGTCGCAGCGGAAATCGTTCTGAGGGCGTACGCGGACACCACACTCGGAACAAGCAAGCAGTGA